Proteins from a genomic interval of Homo sapiens chromosome 6 genomic scaffold, GRCh38.p14 alternate locus group ALT_REF_LOCI_2 HSCHR6_MHC_COX_CTG1:
- the HLA-F gene encoding HLA class I histocompatibility antigen, alpha chain F isoform 2 precursor (isoform 2 precursor is encoded by transcript variant 2; The RefSeq protein has 1 substitution compared to this genomic sequence), translated as MAPRSLLLLLSGALALTDTWAGSHSLRYFSTAVSRPGRGEPRYIAVEYVDDTQFLRFDSDAAIPRMEPREPWVEQEGPQYWEWTTGYAKANAQTDRVALRNLLRRYNQSEAGSHTLQGMNGCDMGPDGRLLRGYHQHAYDGKDYISLNEDLRSWTAADTVAQITQRFYEAEEYAEEFRTYLEGECLELLRRYLENGKETLQRADPPKAHVAHHPISDHEATLRCWALGFYPAEITLTWQRDGEEQTQDTELVETRPAGDGTFQKWAAVVVPPGEEQRYTCHVQHEGLPQPLILRWEQSPQPTIPIVGIVAGLVVLGAVVTGAVVAAVMWRKKSSDRNRGSYSQAAV; from the exons ATGGCGCCCCGAAgcctcctcctgctgctctcaGGGGCCCTGGCCCTGACCGATACTTGGGCGG GCTCCCACTCCTTGAGGTATTTCAGCACCGCTGTGTCGCGGCCCGGCCGCGGGGAGCCCCGCTACATCGCCGTGGAGTACGTAGACGACACGCAATTCCTGCGGTTCGACAGCGACGCCGCGATTCCGAGGATGGAGCCGCGGGAGCCGTGGGTGGAGCAAGAGGGGCCGCAGTATTGGGAGTGGACCACAGGGTACGCCAAGGCCAACGCACAGACTGACCGAGTGGCCCTGAGGAACCTGCTCCGCCGCTACAACCAGAGCGAGGCTG GGTCTCACACCCTCCAGGGAATGAATGGCTGCGACATGGGGCCCGACGGACGCCTCCTCCGCGGGTATCACCAGCACGCGTACGACGGCAAGGATTACATCTCCCTGAACGAGGACCTGCGCTCCTGGACCGCGGCGGACACCGTGGCTCAGATCACCCAGCGCTTCTATGAGGCAGAGGAATATGCAGAGGAGTTCAGGACCTACCTGGAGGGCGAGTGCCTGGAGTTGCTCCGCAGATACTTGGAGAATGGGAAGGAGACGCTACAGCGCGCAG ATCCTCCAAAGGCACACGTTGCCCACCACCCCATCTCTGACCATGAGGCCACCCTGAGGTGCTGGGCCCTGGGCTTCTACCCTGCGGAGATCACGCTGACCTGGCAGCGGGATGGGGAGGAACAGACCCAGGACACAGAGCTTGTGGAGACCAGGCCTGCAGGGGATGGAACCTTCCAGAAGTGGGCCGCTGTGGTGGTGCCTTCTGGAGAGGAACAGAGATACACATGCCATGTGCAGCACGAGGGGCTGCCCCAGCCCCTCATCCTGAGATGGG aGCAGTCTCCCCAGCCCACCATCCCCATCGTGGGCATCGTTGCTGGCCTTGTTGTCCTTGGAGCTGTGGTCACTGGAGCTGTGGTCGCTGCTGTGATGTGGAGGAAGAAGAGCTCAG ATAGAAACAGAGGGAGCTACTCTCAGGCTGCAG TGTGA
- the HLA-F gene encoding HLA class I histocompatibility antigen, alpha chain F isoform 3 precursor (isoform 3 precursor is encoded by transcript variant 3) produces the protein MAPRSLLLLLSGALALTDTWAGSHSLRYFSTAVSRPGRGEPRYIAVEYVDDTQFLRFDSDAAIPRMEPREPWVEQEGPQYWEWTTGYAKANAQTDRVALRNLLRRYNQSEAGSHTLQGMNGCDMGPDGRLLRGYHQHAYDGKDYISLNEDLRSWTAADTVAQITQRFYEAEEYAEEFRTYLEGECLELLRRYLENGKETLQRAEQSPQPTIPIVGIVAGLVVLGAVVTGAVVAAVMWRKKSSDRNRGSYSQAAV, from the exons ATGGCGCCCCGAAgcctcctcctgctgctctcaGGGGCCCTGGCCCTGACCGATACTTGGGCGG GCTCCCACTCCTTGAGGTATTTCAGCACCGCTGTGTCGCGGCCCGGCCGCGGGGAGCCCCGCTACATCGCCGTGGAGTACGTAGACGACACGCAATTCCTGCGGTTCGACAGCGACGCCGCGATTCCGAGGATGGAGCCGCGGGAGCCGTGGGTGGAGCAAGAGGGGCCGCAGTATTGGGAGTGGACCACAGGGTACGCCAAGGCCAACGCACAGACTGACCGAGTGGCCCTGAGGAACCTGCTCCGCCGCTACAACCAGAGCGAGGCTG GGTCTCACACCCTCCAGGGAATGAATGGCTGCGACATGGGGCCCGACGGACGCCTCCTCCGCGGGTATCACCAGCACGCGTACGACGGCAAGGATTACATCTCCCTGAACGAGGACCTGCGCTCCTGGACCGCGGCGGACACCGTGGCTCAGATCACCCAGCGCTTCTATGAGGCAGAGGAATATGCAGAGGAGTTCAGGACCTACCTGGAGGGCGAGTGCCTGGAGTTGCTCCGCAGATACTTGGAGAATGGGAAGGAGACGCTACAGCGCGCAG aGCAGTCTCCCCAGCCCACCATCCCCATCGTGGGCATCGTTGCTGGCCTTGTTGTCCTTGGAGCTGTGGTCACTGGAGCTGTGGTCGCTGCTGTGATGTGGAGGAAGAAGAGCTCAG ATAGAAACAGAGGGAGCTACTCTCAGGCTGCAG TGTGA
- the HLA-F gene encoding HLA class I histocompatibility antigen, alpha chain F isoform X8 yields MAPRSLLLLLSGALALTDTWAGSHSLRYFSTAVSRPGRGEPRYIAVEYVDDTQFLRFDSDAAIPRMEPREPWVEQEGPQYWEWTTGYAKANAQTDRVALRNLLRRYNQSEAGSHTLQGMNGCDMGPDGRLLRGYHQHAYDGKDYISLNEDLRSWTAADTVAQITQRFYEAEEYAEEFRTYLEGECLELLRRYLENGKETLQRADPPKAHVAHHPISDHEATLRCWALGFYPAEITLTWQRDGEEQTQDTELVETRPAGDGTFQKWAAVVVPSGEEQRYTCHVQHEGLPQPLILRWEQSPQPTIPIVGIVAGLVVLGAVVTGAVVAAVMWRKKSSDRNRGSYSQAAV; encoded by the exons ATGGCGCCCCGAAgcctcctcctgctgctctcaGGGGCCCTGGCCCTGACCGATACTTGGGCGG GCTCCCACTCCTTGAGGTATTTCAGCACCGCTGTGTCGCGGCCCGGCCGCGGGGAGCCCCGCTACATCGCCGTGGAGTACGTAGACGACACGCAATTCCTGCGGTTCGACAGCGACGCCGCGATTCCGAGGATGGAGCCGCGGGAGCCGTGGGTGGAGCAAGAGGGGCCGCAGTATTGGGAGTGGACCACAGGGTACGCCAAGGCCAACGCACAGACTGACCGAGTGGCCCTGAGGAACCTGCTCCGCCGCTACAACCAGAGCGAGGCTG GGTCTCACACCCTCCAGGGAATGAATGGCTGCGACATGGGGCCCGACGGACGCCTCCTCCGCGGGTATCACCAGCACGCGTACGACGGCAAGGATTACATCTCCCTGAACGAGGACCTGCGCTCCTGGACCGCGGCGGACACCGTGGCTCAGATCACCCAGCGCTTCTATGAGGCAGAGGAATATGCAGAGGAGTTCAGGACCTACCTGGAGGGCGAGTGCCTGGAGTTGCTCCGCAGATACTTGGAGAATGGGAAGGAGACGCTACAGCGCGCAG ATCCTCCAAAGGCACACGTTGCCCACCACCCCATCTCTGACCATGAGGCCACCCTGAGGTGCTGGGCCCTGGGCTTCTACCCTGCGGAGATCACGCTGACCTGGCAGCGGGATGGGGAGGAACAGACCCAGGACACAGAGCTTGTGGAGACCAGGCCTGCAGGGGATGGAACCTTCCAGAAGTGGGCCGCTGTGGTGGTGCCTTCTGGAGAGGAACAGAGATACACATGCCATGTGCAGCACGAGGGGCTGCCCCAGCCCCTCATCCTGAGATGGG aGCAGTCTCCCCAGCCCACCATCCCCATCGTGGGCATCGTTGCTGGCCTTGTTGTCCTTGGAGCTGTGGTCACTGGAGCTGTGGTCGCTGCTGTGATGTGGAGGAAGAAGAGCTCAG ATAGAAACAGAGGGAGCTACTCTCAGGCTGCAG TGTGA
- the HLA-F gene encoding HLA class I histocompatibility antigen, alpha chain F isoform 1 precursor (isoform 1 precursor is encoded by transcript variant 1; The RefSeq protein has 1 substitution compared to this genomic sequence), which translates to MAPRSLLLLLSGALALTDTWAGSHSLRYFSTAVSRPGRGEPRYIAVEYVDDTQFLRFDSDAAIPRMEPREPWVEQEGPQYWEWTTGYAKANAQTDRVALRNLLRRYNQSEAGSHTLQGMNGCDMGPDGRLLRGYHQHAYDGKDYISLNEDLRSWTAADTVAQITQRFYEAEEYAEEFRTYLEGECLELLRRYLENGKETLQRADPPKAHVAHHPISDHEATLRCWALGFYPAEITLTWQRDGEEQTQDTELVETRPAGDGTFQKWAAVVVPPGEEQRYTCHVQHEGLPQPLILRWEQSPQPTIPIVGIVAGLVVLGAVVTGAVVAAVMWRKKSSDRNRGSYSQAAAYSVVSGNLMITWWSSLFLLGVLFQGYLGCLRSHSVLGRRKVGDMWILFFLWLWTSFNTAFLALQSLRFGFGFRRGRSFLLRSWHHLMKRVQIKIFD; encoded by the exons ATGGCGCCCCGAAgcctcctcctgctgctctcaGGGGCCCTGGCCCTGACCGATACTTGGGCGG GCTCCCACTCCTTGAGGTATTTCAGCACCGCTGTGTCGCGGCCCGGCCGCGGGGAGCCCCGCTACATCGCCGTGGAGTACGTAGACGACACGCAATTCCTGCGGTTCGACAGCGACGCCGCGATTCCGAGGATGGAGCCGCGGGAGCCGTGGGTGGAGCAAGAGGGGCCGCAGTATTGGGAGTGGACCACAGGGTACGCCAAGGCCAACGCACAGACTGACCGAGTGGCCCTGAGGAACCTGCTCCGCCGCTACAACCAGAGCGAGGCTG GGTCTCACACCCTCCAGGGAATGAATGGCTGCGACATGGGGCCCGACGGACGCCTCCTCCGCGGGTATCACCAGCACGCGTACGACGGCAAGGATTACATCTCCCTGAACGAGGACCTGCGCTCCTGGACCGCGGCGGACACCGTGGCTCAGATCACCCAGCGCTTCTATGAGGCAGAGGAATATGCAGAGGAGTTCAGGACCTACCTGGAGGGCGAGTGCCTGGAGTTGCTCCGCAGATACTTGGAGAATGGGAAGGAGACGCTACAGCGCGCAG ATCCTCCAAAGGCACACGTTGCCCACCACCCCATCTCTGACCATGAGGCCACCCTGAGGTGCTGGGCCCTGGGCTTCTACCCTGCGGAGATCACGCTGACCTGGCAGCGGGATGGGGAGGAACAGACCCAGGACACAGAGCTTGTGGAGACCAGGCCTGCAGGGGATGGAACCTTCCAGAAGTGGGCCGCTGTGGTGGTGCCTTCTGGAGAGGAACAGAGATACACATGCCATGTGCAGCACGAGGGGCTGCCCCAGCCCCTCATCCTGAGATGGG aGCAGTCTCCCCAGCCCACCATCCCCATCGTGGGCATCGTTGCTGGCCTTGTTGTCCTTGGAGCTGTGGTCACTGGAGCTGTGGTCGCTGCTGTGATGTGGAGGAAGAAGAGCTCAG ATAGAAACAGAGGGAGCTACTCTCAGGCTGCAG CCTACTCAGTGGTCAGCGGAAACTTGATGATAACATGGTGGTCAAGCTTATTTCTCCTGGGGGTGCTCTTCCAAGGATATTTGGGCTGCCTCCGGAGTCACAGTGTCTTGGGCCGCCGGAAGGTGGGTGACAtgtggatcttgttttttttgtggCTGTGGACATCTTTCAACACTGCCTTCTTGGCCTTGCAAAGCCTTCGCTTTGGCTTCGGCTTTAGGAGGGGCAGGAGCTTCCTTCTTCGTTCTTGGCACCATCTTATGAAAAGGGTCCAGATTAAGATTTTTGACTGA
- the HLA-F gene encoding HLA class I histocompatibility antigen, alpha chain F isoform X2 yields MAPRSLLLLLSGALALTDTWAGSHSLRYFSTAVSRPGRGEPRYIAVEYVDDTQFLRFDSDAAIPRMEPREPWVEQEGPQYWEWTTGYAKANAQTDRVALRNLLRRYNQSEAGSHTLQGMNGCDMGPDGRLLRGYHQHAYDGKDYISLNEDLRSWTAADTVAQITQRFYEAEEYAEEFRTYLEGECLELLRRYLENGKETLQRADPPKAHVAHHPISDHEATLRCWALGFYPAEITLTWQRDGEEQTQDTELVETRPAGDGTFQKWAAVVVPSGEEQRYTCHVQHEGLPQPLILRWEQSPQPTIPIVGIVAGLVVLGAVVTGAVVAAVMWRKKSSGKLTHTGVQ; encoded by the exons ATGGCGCCCCGAAgcctcctcctgctgctctcaGGGGCCCTGGCCCTGACCGATACTTGGGCGG GCTCCCACTCCTTGAGGTATTTCAGCACCGCTGTGTCGCGGCCCGGCCGCGGGGAGCCCCGCTACATCGCCGTGGAGTACGTAGACGACACGCAATTCCTGCGGTTCGACAGCGACGCCGCGATTCCGAGGATGGAGCCGCGGGAGCCGTGGGTGGAGCAAGAGGGGCCGCAGTATTGGGAGTGGACCACAGGGTACGCCAAGGCCAACGCACAGACTGACCGAGTGGCCCTGAGGAACCTGCTCCGCCGCTACAACCAGAGCGAGGCTG GGTCTCACACCCTCCAGGGAATGAATGGCTGCGACATGGGGCCCGACGGACGCCTCCTCCGCGGGTATCACCAGCACGCGTACGACGGCAAGGATTACATCTCCCTGAACGAGGACCTGCGCTCCTGGACCGCGGCGGACACCGTGGCTCAGATCACCCAGCGCTTCTATGAGGCAGAGGAATATGCAGAGGAGTTCAGGACCTACCTGGAGGGCGAGTGCCTGGAGTTGCTCCGCAGATACTTGGAGAATGGGAAGGAGACGCTACAGCGCGCAG ATCCTCCAAAGGCACACGTTGCCCACCACCCCATCTCTGACCATGAGGCCACCCTGAGGTGCTGGGCCCTGGGCTTCTACCCTGCGGAGATCACGCTGACCTGGCAGCGGGATGGGGAGGAACAGACCCAGGACACAGAGCTTGTGGAGACCAGGCCTGCAGGGGATGGAACCTTCCAGAAGTGGGCCGCTGTGGTGGTGCCTTCTGGAGAGGAACAGAGATACACATGCCATGTGCAGCACGAGGGGCTGCCCCAGCCCCTCATCCTGAGATGGG aGCAGTCTCCCCAGCCCACCATCCCCATCGTGGGCATCGTTGCTGGCCTTGTTGTCCTTGGAGCTGTGGTCACTGGAGCTGTGGTCGCTGCTGTGATGTGGAGGAAGAAGAGCTCAG
- the HLA-F gene encoding HLA class I histocompatibility antigen, alpha chain F isoform X10, which translates to MAPRSLLLLLSGALALTDTWAGSHSLRYFSTAVSRPGRGEPRYIAVEYVDDTQFLRFDSDAAIPRMEPREPWVEQEGPQYWEWTTGYAKANAQTDRVALRNLLRRYNQSEAGSHTLQGMNGCDMGPDGRLLRGYHQHAYDGKDYISLNEDLRSWTAADTVAQITQRFYEAEEYAEEFRTYLEGECLELLRRYLENGKETLQRADPPKAHVAHHPISDHEATLRCWALGFYPAEITLTWQRDGEEQTQDTELVETRPAGDGTFQKWAAVVVPSGEEQRYTCHVQHEGLPQPLILRWEQSPQPTIPIVGIVAGLVVLGAVVTGAVVAAVMWRKKSSAYSVVSGNLMITWWSSLFLLGVLFQGYLGCLRSHSVLGRRKAQLLSVSTSQTSILIQEQFSHQRTLAMSGKMFCCHDWSEEEVLPASCGE; encoded by the exons ATGGCGCCCCGAAgcctcctcctgctgctctcaGGGGCCCTGGCCCTGACCGATACTTGGGCGG GCTCCCACTCCTTGAGGTATTTCAGCACCGCTGTGTCGCGGCCCGGCCGCGGGGAGCCCCGCTACATCGCCGTGGAGTACGTAGACGACACGCAATTCCTGCGGTTCGACAGCGACGCCGCGATTCCGAGGATGGAGCCGCGGGAGCCGTGGGTGGAGCAAGAGGGGCCGCAGTATTGGGAGTGGACCACAGGGTACGCCAAGGCCAACGCACAGACTGACCGAGTGGCCCTGAGGAACCTGCTCCGCCGCTACAACCAGAGCGAGGCTG GGTCTCACACCCTCCAGGGAATGAATGGCTGCGACATGGGGCCCGACGGACGCCTCCTCCGCGGGTATCACCAGCACGCGTACGACGGCAAGGATTACATCTCCCTGAACGAGGACCTGCGCTCCTGGACCGCGGCGGACACCGTGGCTCAGATCACCCAGCGCTTCTATGAGGCAGAGGAATATGCAGAGGAGTTCAGGACCTACCTGGAGGGCGAGTGCCTGGAGTTGCTCCGCAGATACTTGGAGAATGGGAAGGAGACGCTACAGCGCGCAG ATCCTCCAAAGGCACACGTTGCCCACCACCCCATCTCTGACCATGAGGCCACCCTGAGGTGCTGGGCCCTGGGCTTCTACCCTGCGGAGATCACGCTGACCTGGCAGCGGGATGGGGAGGAACAGACCCAGGACACAGAGCTTGTGGAGACCAGGCCTGCAGGGGATGGAACCTTCCAGAAGTGGGCCGCTGTGGTGGTGCCTTCTGGAGAGGAACAGAGATACACATGCCATGTGCAGCACGAGGGGCTGCCCCAGCCCCTCATCCTGAGATGGG aGCAGTCTCCCCAGCCCACCATCCCCATCGTGGGCATCGTTGCTGGCCTTGTTGTCCTTGGAGCTGTGGTCACTGGAGCTGTGGTCGCTGCTGTGATGTGGAGGAAGAAGAGCTCAG CCTACTCAGTGGTCAGCGGAAACTTGATGATAACATGGTGGTCAAGCTTATTTCTCCTGGGGGTGCTCTTCCAAGGATATTTGGGCTGCCTCCGGAGTCACAGTGTCTTGGGCCGCCGGAAG GCCCAGCTCCTGAGTGTCTCTACCTCTCAAACAAGTATTCTCATCCAGGAGCAATTTTCCCACCAGAGGACATTAGCTATGTCTGGAAAAATGTTTTGTTGCCATGACTGGAGTGAGGAGGAGGTGCTACCAGCATCTTGTGGGGAATGA
- the HLA-F gene encoding HLA class I histocompatibility antigen, alpha chain F isoform X5, producing the protein MAPRSLLLLLSGALALTDTWAGSHSLRYFSTAVSRPGRGEPRYIAVEYVDDTQFLRFDSDAAIPRMEPREPWVEQEGPQYWEWTTGYAKANAQTDRVALRNLLRRYNQSEAGSHTLQGMNGCDMGPDGRLLRGYHQHAYDGKDYISLNEDLRSWTAADTVAQITQRFYEAEEYAEEFRTYLEGECLELLRRYLENGKETLQRADPPKAHVAHHPISDHEATLRCWALGFYPAEITLTWQRDGEEQTQDTELVETRPAGDGTFQKWAAVVVPSGEEQRYTCHVQHEGLPQPLILRWEQSPQPTIPIVGIVAGLVVLGAVVTGAVVAAVMWRKKSSDRNRGSYSQAAAYSVVSGNLMITWWSSLFLLGVLFQGYLGCLRSHSVLGRRKES; encoded by the exons ATGGCGCCCCGAAgcctcctcctgctgctctcaGGGGCCCTGGCCCTGACCGATACTTGGGCGG GCTCCCACTCCTTGAGGTATTTCAGCACCGCTGTGTCGCGGCCCGGCCGCGGGGAGCCCCGCTACATCGCCGTGGAGTACGTAGACGACACGCAATTCCTGCGGTTCGACAGCGACGCCGCGATTCCGAGGATGGAGCCGCGGGAGCCGTGGGTGGAGCAAGAGGGGCCGCAGTATTGGGAGTGGACCACAGGGTACGCCAAGGCCAACGCACAGACTGACCGAGTGGCCCTGAGGAACCTGCTCCGCCGCTACAACCAGAGCGAGGCTG GGTCTCACACCCTCCAGGGAATGAATGGCTGCGACATGGGGCCCGACGGACGCCTCCTCCGCGGGTATCACCAGCACGCGTACGACGGCAAGGATTACATCTCCCTGAACGAGGACCTGCGCTCCTGGACCGCGGCGGACACCGTGGCTCAGATCACCCAGCGCTTCTATGAGGCAGAGGAATATGCAGAGGAGTTCAGGACCTACCTGGAGGGCGAGTGCCTGGAGTTGCTCCGCAGATACTTGGAGAATGGGAAGGAGACGCTACAGCGCGCAG ATCCTCCAAAGGCACACGTTGCCCACCACCCCATCTCTGACCATGAGGCCACCCTGAGGTGCTGGGCCCTGGGCTTCTACCCTGCGGAGATCACGCTGACCTGGCAGCGGGATGGGGAGGAACAGACCCAGGACACAGAGCTTGTGGAGACCAGGCCTGCAGGGGATGGAACCTTCCAGAAGTGGGCCGCTGTGGTGGTGCCTTCTGGAGAGGAACAGAGATACACATGCCATGTGCAGCACGAGGGGCTGCCCCAGCCCCTCATCCTGAGATGGG aGCAGTCTCCCCAGCCCACCATCCCCATCGTGGGCATCGTTGCTGGCCTTGTTGTCCTTGGAGCTGTGGTCACTGGAGCTGTGGTCGCTGCTGTGATGTGGAGGAAGAAGAGCTCAG ATAGAAACAGAGGGAGCTACTCTCAGGCTGCAG CCTACTCAGTGGTCAGCGGAAACTTGATGATAACATGGTGGTCAAGCTTATTTCTCCTGGGGGTGCTCTTCCAAGGATATTTGGGCTGCCTCCGGAGTCACAGTGTCTTGGGCCGCCGGAAG
- the HLA-F gene encoding HLA class I histocompatibility antigen, alpha chain F isoform X11, which translates to MAPRSLLLLLSGALALTDTWAGSHSLRYFSTAVSRPGRGEPRYIAVEYVDDTQFLRFDSDAAIPRMEPREPWVEQEGPQYWEWTTGYAKANAQTDRVALRNLLRRYNQSEAGSHTLQGMNGCDMGPDGRLLRGYHQHAYDGKDYISLNEDLRSWTAADTVAQITQRFYEAEEYAEEFRTYLEGECLELLRRYLENGKETLQRADPPKAHVAHHPISDHEATLRCWALGFYPAEITLTWQRDGEEQTQDTELVETRPAGDGTFQKWAAVVVPSGEEQRYTCHVQHEGLPQPLILRWEQSPQPTIPIVGIVAGLVVLGAVVTGAVVAAVMWRKKSSAYSVVSGNLMITWWSSLFLLGVLFQGYLGCLRSHSVLGRRKES; encoded by the exons ATGGCGCCCCGAAgcctcctcctgctgctctcaGGGGCCCTGGCCCTGACCGATACTTGGGCGG GCTCCCACTCCTTGAGGTATTTCAGCACCGCTGTGTCGCGGCCCGGCCGCGGGGAGCCCCGCTACATCGCCGTGGAGTACGTAGACGACACGCAATTCCTGCGGTTCGACAGCGACGCCGCGATTCCGAGGATGGAGCCGCGGGAGCCGTGGGTGGAGCAAGAGGGGCCGCAGTATTGGGAGTGGACCACAGGGTACGCCAAGGCCAACGCACAGACTGACCGAGTGGCCCTGAGGAACCTGCTCCGCCGCTACAACCAGAGCGAGGCTG GGTCTCACACCCTCCAGGGAATGAATGGCTGCGACATGGGGCCCGACGGACGCCTCCTCCGCGGGTATCACCAGCACGCGTACGACGGCAAGGATTACATCTCCCTGAACGAGGACCTGCGCTCCTGGACCGCGGCGGACACCGTGGCTCAGATCACCCAGCGCTTCTATGAGGCAGAGGAATATGCAGAGGAGTTCAGGACCTACCTGGAGGGCGAGTGCCTGGAGTTGCTCCGCAGATACTTGGAGAATGGGAAGGAGACGCTACAGCGCGCAG ATCCTCCAAAGGCACACGTTGCCCACCACCCCATCTCTGACCATGAGGCCACCCTGAGGTGCTGGGCCCTGGGCTTCTACCCTGCGGAGATCACGCTGACCTGGCAGCGGGATGGGGAGGAACAGACCCAGGACACAGAGCTTGTGGAGACCAGGCCTGCAGGGGATGGAACCTTCCAGAAGTGGGCCGCTGTGGTGGTGCCTTCTGGAGAGGAACAGAGATACACATGCCATGTGCAGCACGAGGGGCTGCCCCAGCCCCTCATCCTGAGATGGG aGCAGTCTCCCCAGCCCACCATCCCCATCGTGGGCATCGTTGCTGGCCTTGTTGTCCTTGGAGCTGTGGTCACTGGAGCTGTGGTCGCTGCTGTGATGTGGAGGAAGAAGAGCTCAG CCTACTCAGTGGTCAGCGGAAACTTGATGATAACATGGTGGTCAAGCTTATTTCTCCTGGGGGTGCTCTTCCAAGGATATTTGGGCTGCCTCCGGAGTCACAGTGTCTTGGGCCGCCGGAAG
- the HLA-F gene encoding HLA class I histocompatibility antigen, alpha chain F isoform X9, whose translation MAPRSLLLLLSGALALTDTWAGSHSLRYFSTAVSRPGRGEPRYIAVEYVDDTQFLRFDSDAAIPRMEPREPWVEQEGPQYWEWTTGYAKANAQTDRVALRNLLRRYNQSEAGSHTLQGMNGCDMGPDGRLLRGYHQHAYDGKDYISLNEDLRSWTAADTVAQITQRFYEAEEYAEEFRTYLEGECLELLRRYLENGKETLQRADPPKAHVAHHPISDHEATLRCWALGFYPAEITLTWQRDGEEQTQDTELVETRPAGDGTFQKWAAVVVPSGEEQRYTCHVQHEGLPQPLILRWEQSPQPTIPIVGIVAGLVVLGAVVTGAVVAAVMWRKKSSAYSVVSGNLMITWWSSLFLLGVLFQGYLGCLRSHSVLGRRKVGDMWILFFLWLWTSFNTAFLALQSLRFGFGFRRGRSFLLRSWHHLMKRVQIKIFD comes from the exons ATGGCGCCCCGAAgcctcctcctgctgctctcaGGGGCCCTGGCCCTGACCGATACTTGGGCGG GCTCCCACTCCTTGAGGTATTTCAGCACCGCTGTGTCGCGGCCCGGCCGCGGGGAGCCCCGCTACATCGCCGTGGAGTACGTAGACGACACGCAATTCCTGCGGTTCGACAGCGACGCCGCGATTCCGAGGATGGAGCCGCGGGAGCCGTGGGTGGAGCAAGAGGGGCCGCAGTATTGGGAGTGGACCACAGGGTACGCCAAGGCCAACGCACAGACTGACCGAGTGGCCCTGAGGAACCTGCTCCGCCGCTACAACCAGAGCGAGGCTG GGTCTCACACCCTCCAGGGAATGAATGGCTGCGACATGGGGCCCGACGGACGCCTCCTCCGCGGGTATCACCAGCACGCGTACGACGGCAAGGATTACATCTCCCTGAACGAGGACCTGCGCTCCTGGACCGCGGCGGACACCGTGGCTCAGATCACCCAGCGCTTCTATGAGGCAGAGGAATATGCAGAGGAGTTCAGGACCTACCTGGAGGGCGAGTGCCTGGAGTTGCTCCGCAGATACTTGGAGAATGGGAAGGAGACGCTACAGCGCGCAG ATCCTCCAAAGGCACACGTTGCCCACCACCCCATCTCTGACCATGAGGCCACCCTGAGGTGCTGGGCCCTGGGCTTCTACCCTGCGGAGATCACGCTGACCTGGCAGCGGGATGGGGAGGAACAGACCCAGGACACAGAGCTTGTGGAGACCAGGCCTGCAGGGGATGGAACCTTCCAGAAGTGGGCCGCTGTGGTGGTGCCTTCTGGAGAGGAACAGAGATACACATGCCATGTGCAGCACGAGGGGCTGCCCCAGCCCCTCATCCTGAGATGGG aGCAGTCTCCCCAGCCCACCATCCCCATCGTGGGCATCGTTGCTGGCCTTGTTGTCCTTGGAGCTGTGGTCACTGGAGCTGTGGTCGCTGCTGTGATGTGGAGGAAGAAGAGCTCAG CCTACTCAGTGGTCAGCGGAAACTTGATGATAACATGGTGGTCAAGCTTATTTCTCCTGGGGGTGCTCTTCCAAGGATATTTGGGCTGCCTCCGGAGTCACAGTGTCTTGGGCCGCCGGAAGGTGGGTGACAtgtggatcttgttttttttgtggCTGTGGACATCTTTCAACACTGCCTTCTTGGCCTTGCAAAGCCTTCGCTTTGGCTTCGGCTTTAGGAGGGGCAGGAGCTTCCTTCTTCGTTCTTGGCACCATCTTATGAAAAGGGTCCAGATTAAGATTTTTGACTGA